The following coding sequences are from one Caldilineales bacterium window:
- a CDS encoding c-type cytochrome, giving the protein MSITRYRTILLLLLALLTIGPVDALATAQAGVAEVAFLPRLVSGRRHNILLKDGAFTPHTLAVKIGQTVIWENGETTPVTIAGGQGVIVSPELPPGGQFGWRPAVSGVFTVTAAGTAGGEGAVVASPNGAADWFGGRSAAEAYADSCAGCHGARREGGIGPALVPARLSENDGFYFDTIKNGRPGTPMPAWGKLGLTDEEIWLLIGHLRSLPEGSGPAWTLADIEASRAVLVDESTLPPAPTHNGNLDNLMLITEREARRIAVVDGDTHTLLGRIPASYRAHGYAFDPTTNRWAYNIGRDGWLFRIDLYTLQPVTAVRVGLDSRGLAIADDGRYLIAGNYAPPTAVILDAHTLQPLKVIATEGYDPDGHWTPSRVAITSDVAPDLAGPYFIIALKEAGQVWRIDFSRPDFPIAALANVGRQLHDGFLSPDNRRFYLAAQDDDCMAVIDVVNWTRVTCIPTGDTPHPGSGAVWSANGAEYGATVHAGEGRVTIWNLATNQIAAQIPTTGPGLFVRAHDQNPYVWADTMFAASPNRIYVIDKQNFAVVHVIEEGVQTLHPELTDDGRFVYISDWQGEKVRVYDALTFSLVAELDGLTTPTGIFNTSRRHERLGH; this is encoded by the coding sequence ATGTCGATCACACGTTATCGGACGATCCTGCTCCTGCTCCTGGCCTTGCTTACGATTGGCCCGGTCGATGCCCTCGCCACCGCCCAGGCCGGAGTTGCCGAGGTCGCGTTTCTGCCGCGGCTGGTCTCTGGCAGGAGGCACAACATCTTGCTCAAGGATGGCGCCTTCACGCCGCACACCCTGGCCGTGAAAATCGGGCAGACGGTGATATGGGAGAACGGCGAGACCACGCCCGTCACCATCGCCGGCGGCCAGGGCGTCATCGTCTCGCCCGAACTGCCGCCGGGCGGCCAGTTTGGCTGGCGGCCGGCCGTCTCCGGCGTCTTCACGGTCACGGCCGCGGGAACAGCGGGCGGCGAGGGGGCGGTGGTGGCGTCGCCAAACGGCGCCGCCGACTGGTTCGGGGGCCGTTCCGCCGCCGAGGCCTACGCCGATTCCTGCGCCGGCTGTCACGGCGCCCGCCGCGAAGGCGGCATCGGCCCGGCTCTGGTCCCCGCCCGCCTGAGCGAGAACGACGGCTTCTACTTCGATACGATCAAGAACGGTCGCCCCGGCACGCCCATGCCGGCCTGGGGAAAACTGGGACTGACCGACGAGGAGATCTGGCTGCTGATCGGCCATCTCCGCAGCCTGCCCGAAGGCAGCGGCCCAGCCTGGACCCTGGCCGATATCGAGGCCAGCCGCGCCGTCCTGGTCGACGAGTCCACCCTGCCCCCTGCGCCCACGCATAATGGCAACCTGGACAACTTGATGCTGATCACCGAACGCGAGGCGCGGCGCATTGCCGTCGTCGATGGCGACACCCACACCCTGCTGGGGCGCATTCCGGCCAGCTACCGGGCGCACGGCTACGCCTTCGACCCCACCACTAACCGCTGGGCCTACAACATTGGTCGCGACGGCTGGCTGTTCAGGATCGACCTCTATACCCTGCAACCGGTGACCGCGGTGCGCGTAGGGCTGGATAGCCGCGGGCTGGCGATCGCGGACGATGGCCGCTACCTGATCGCCGGCAACTACGCGCCGCCCACCGCCGTCATCCTCGACGCCCACACCCTCCAGCCGCTGAAAGTGATCGCGACCGAAGGCTACGACCCCGACGGCCACTGGACGCCCTCCCGCGTGGCCATCACCAGCGATGTGGCCCCCGACCTGGCCGGCCCCTATTTCATCATCGCCCTCAAAGAAGCGGGGCAGGTCTGGCGGATCGACTTCAGCCGGCCCGACTTCCCCATCGCGGCGCTGGCAAACGTTGGCCGTCAATTGCACGATGGTTTTCTCAGTCCCGACAACCGCCGCTTCTATCTGGCCGCTCAGGACGACGACTGCATGGCCGTGATCGACGTCGTGAATTGGACGCGCGTCACCTGCATCCCCACCGGTGACACCCCACACCCCGGCTCCGGCGCGGTGTGGAGCGCCAATGGGGCCGAATACGGGGCCACCGTCCACGCTGGCGAGGGCCGGGTGACGATCTGGAACCTAGCCACCAACCAGATCGCAGCGCAGATCCCCACCACCGGCCCCGGTCTCTTCGTCCGCGCCCACGACCAAAACCCCTACGTTTGGGCCGATACCATGTTTGCGGCCTCACCCAACCGCATCTACGTCATCGACAAGCAGAACTTCGCGGTCGTCCACGTCATCGAGGAGGGGGTGCAGACGCTGCACCCCGAGCTGACGGACGATGGCCGCTTCGTCTACATCAGCGACTGGCAGGGCGAGAAGGTGCGGGTGTACGACGCCCTCACCTTCTCGCTGGTGGCCGAACTGGATGGGCTGACCACCCCAACGGGTATTTTCAACACCTCACGCCGGCACGAGCGCCTGGGGCACTAG
- a CDS encoding Os1348 family NHLP clan protein — MPMSINRKSKTVADILGRAATDPAFRTLLLTNPAAALAGYSLTDEERAALSDRETVLSLLQ; from the coding sequence ATGCCCATGTCCATCAATCGCAAAAGCAAGACCGTCGCCGACATCCTCGGCCGCGCTGCCACCGACCCGGCCTTCCGCACCCTGCTGCTGACGAACCCCGCCGCGGCCCTGGCCGGCTACAGCCTGACCGATGAGGAGCGGGCGGCGCTCTCGGATCGCGAGACTGTGTTGTCGTTGTTGCAGTAG
- a CDS encoding tetratricopeptide repeat protein has translation MSNASAFVGRARQLAQLDGFLSQALAGRGQICFVTGDAGAGKTTLATEFIRRAEGRQPDLVAAVAMGDPQTGASDPYLIFREVLALLTGDVEARLAEGAITQEGARRLQGALRTSIDCLVEFGPDLIGLLVPGAGLAVQLARIGIETSKRAGLMERLTQGPASGRAETVGPKSIDQGQIYEQYAKVLTALSQHAPLLLVLDDLQWADNASIDLLFHLTRRIESSRIFIIAMLRPAEIALGRAGERHPLERVMSEVKRYYGDVVIDLDEAAASEGEAFIDALLDSEPNRLGPGFRRALWERTGGNPLFAVELLREMEEKGDLARDEQGRWVEGPGLDWSALPARAEGVIESRISRLTADLLEALKLASVQGDAFTAEVVAQIRELNTRDFVRQLSSELEKRHRLVAAQGQQRVGEQRLSQYQFQNRLFQQYLYAGLDPTERAYLHEDIGRALEALYGERGDEIATRLAWHFEQAGVPDKARRYLRRAGEQASERSAHVEAIDYFTRALALTPEADQADRCDLLLGRERAYHLLGQRQAQAHDLDALEQLAAALAEPGLRLRIGLERSYYAEAVHDYPAARAAAEQSIAWAQMAQESEGEMAARVQLGWTLYRQSEYAAAIEQAEQVSAMARARGSKPMQAESLRLLGVCHQEMGELALGRSFLEEALQLYQEQGDRRGEGKVASNIAVNMRGEHRFVEARQWYDRALAMARSIGDRRNEAMILNNLGVLAISTGDVAAGRHFYEQASVIAREVGERMSLGATWVNLSTICRMQEDFEQALAYAKQALEVFQAIGTVYGEGHAWMRIGHADAGLGRLDEAVAAFASALMLRRQSGEHQASLEALAGLARTHLLQGDTDLAMSDLDEVLQHMAASGDFKGAEEPLWIYLICYQVLAANNDARSGDVLAEAYRQLQEEAAKFADDRTRALFLTNIPHHREIIKAVTGAYPDAPALQAEPTPNPAPNPAPEPAPAPAPDSSLDAPPPPAASPPAAAAPAPTLAPAPAFRFSAWVEALRRPAVLRPALAIAAGFLLLIAVALLLARFSGPGSECPPGCADASLSGRNWRGERLVGVDFSGAELYGVRFEEADLTASVFVSATLAAADLSRANLRGADLRGANLRGANLTGADLTSADLRGATLVGAELTNADLTDVDLAGANLAAAQLDGVILTDSHHDASTRWPHGFTPEGNQ, from the coding sequence ATGAGCAATGCAAGCGCCTTTGTCGGCCGCGCCCGCCAACTGGCGCAACTCGACGGCTTTCTCAGCCAGGCCCTGGCCGGTCGCGGGCAGATATGCTTTGTCACCGGCGATGCCGGCGCCGGCAAGACGACGCTGGCGACCGAGTTCATCCGCCGGGCCGAGGGCCGGCAGCCCGACCTGGTGGCGGCTGTGGCCATGGGCGACCCCCAAACCGGGGCCAGCGACCCGTACCTGATTTTTCGGGAAGTTCTGGCGCTACTGACCGGCGATGTGGAGGCGCGTCTGGCCGAGGGCGCCATCACCCAGGAAGGGGCGCGGCGGTTGCAAGGGGCGTTGCGCACCTCTATCGACTGCCTGGTGGAGTTCGGACCTGATTTGATCGGCCTGCTGGTGCCGGGGGCGGGGCTGGCGGTGCAGCTGGCCAGGATCGGCATCGAGACCAGCAAGCGGGCGGGGCTGATGGAGCGACTGACCCAGGGGCCGGCAAGCGGCAGGGCGGAAACGGTCGGGCCGAAGAGTATCGACCAGGGCCAGATCTACGAGCAGTATGCCAAAGTCCTCACGGCCCTCTCGCAACACGCCCCCCTGCTCTTGGTGTTGGATGATTTGCAGTGGGCCGATAACGCCTCCATCGATCTGCTCTTCCATCTCACCCGGCGCATCGAATCCAGCCGCATCTTCATCATTGCCATGCTGCGCCCGGCCGAGATCGCTCTGGGCCGGGCCGGCGAGCGCCACCCTTTGGAACGGGTGATGAGTGAGGTCAAGCGTTATTATGGCGATGTGGTCATCGACCTGGATGAGGCCGCGGCCAGCGAGGGGGAGGCTTTCATCGACGCCCTGCTCGACAGCGAACCGAATCGCCTGGGGCCGGGTTTCCGCCGCGCCCTCTGGGAGCGCACCGGCGGCAACCCGCTCTTCGCCGTGGAGTTGCTGCGCGAGATGGAGGAGAAGGGCGATCTGGCCCGCGACGAGCAGGGGCGTTGGGTCGAAGGGCCGGGCCTGGATTGGTCGGCCCTGCCGGCGCGGGCCGAAGGCGTGATCGAATCCCGCATCAGCCGTCTGACCGCTGACCTGCTGGAGGCGCTGAAGCTGGCCAGCGTGCAAGGCGACGCCTTCACGGCCGAGGTGGTGGCGCAAATCCGGGAGTTGAACACCCGCGACTTCGTGCGCCAGCTGAGTAGTGAGCTGGAAAAACGCCATCGTCTGGTGGCGGCGCAGGGCCAGCAGCGGGTGGGCGAGCAGCGCCTCTCGCAATACCAGTTCCAGAATCGGCTGTTCCAGCAATATCTCTACGCCGGCCTCGACCCCACCGAGCGCGCCTATCTGCACGAGGACATCGGCCGGGCGCTGGAGGCGCTGTACGGCGAACGAGGCGACGAGATCGCGACGCGGCTGGCCTGGCATTTCGAGCAGGCCGGCGTGCCCGACAAAGCCCGTCGCTATTTGCGGCGGGCGGGGGAACAGGCGTCCGAGCGTTCGGCGCACGTCGAGGCGATTGACTACTTCACCCGCGCCCTGGCCCTGACGCCGGAAGCTGACCAGGCTGATCGTTGTGACCTGCTACTCGGTCGCGAGAGGGCGTATCATCTTCTCGGCCAGCGCCAGGCTCAGGCCCACGACCTGGATGCACTCGAACAGTTAGCCGCGGCGCTTGCCGAACCGGGCCTGCGGCTGCGCATTGGCTTGGAGCGATCCTACTACGCCGAGGCTGTGCACGACTATCCGGCTGCGCGCGCAGCCGCCGAGCAGTCCATCGCCTGGGCACAGATGGCCCAAGAATCCGAGGGAGAGATGGCAGCGCGGGTGCAATTGGGGTGGACGCTCTATCGCCAGTCCGAATATGCGGCCGCCATCGAGCAAGCTGAACAAGTATCAGCGATGGCGCGCGCCCGTGGCTCGAAGCCGATGCAGGCGGAAAGCCTGCGTCTGTTGGGCGTCTGCCACCAAGAGATGGGAGAGCTGGCATTGGGTCGTTCCTTCCTGGAAGAGGCGCTGCAACTGTACCAGGAGCAGGGGGATCGTCGGGGTGAAGGCAAAGTGGCGTCCAATATCGCCGTCAATATGCGCGGCGAGCATCGTTTTGTCGAGGCCAGACAGTGGTATGACCGGGCGCTGGCGATGGCTCGCAGCATCGGCGATCGGCGAAACGAGGCGATGATTCTCAACAACCTGGGCGTGCTCGCGATCAGCACCGGCGATGTTGCCGCCGGCCGTCACTTCTACGAGCAGGCGTCGGTCATCGCCCGCGAGGTGGGGGAACGCATGTCGCTGGGCGCGACCTGGGTCAATCTCAGCACCATCTGCCGCATGCAGGAGGATTTCGAGCAGGCCCTGGCCTATGCCAAGCAAGCGCTGGAGGTTTTCCAGGCCATCGGCACGGTCTATGGCGAAGGCCATGCCTGGATGCGTATCGGTCATGCAGATGCCGGCCTGGGTCGCCTGGACGAGGCCGTTGCGGCCTTCGCCAGCGCCCTCATGCTGCGCCGTCAGAGCGGTGAACACCAGGCGTCATTAGAGGCTTTGGCCGGGCTTGCCCGCACCCATTTGCTGCAAGGCGATACGGATCTGGCTATGAGCGATCTGGACGAGGTCTTGCAGCACATGGCCGCCAGCGGTGATTTCAAGGGGGCCGAGGAACCGCTTTGGATTTACCTGATCTGCTATCAGGTCTTGGCGGCCAACAACGACGCGCGCTCCGGCGATGTCCTGGCTGAAGCCTACCGGCAACTGCAGGAAGAGGCAGCCAAATTCGCTGACGACCGCACCCGCGCCCTGTTCCTGACCAACATCCCTCACCACCGTGAGATCATCAAGGCTGTCACCGGCGCTTATCCGGACGCACCGGCGTTGCAAGCCGAACCCACTCCCAACCCCGCCCCGAATCCGGCGCCAGAGCCTGCACCCGCACCTGCGCCCGACTCCTCGCTTGACGCTCCCCCGCCACCGGCTGCCAGTCCGCCCGCGGCGGCTGCGCCCGCGCCAACCCTCGCCCCTGCGCCTGCCTTCCGTTTCTCGGCTTGGGTGGAGGCTCTGCGCCGGCCGGCGGTTCTGCGCCCGGCTCTGGCCATCGCCGCTGGATTCCTCCTACTGATCGCGGTGGCCCTGCTGCTCGCGCGCTTCTCTGGCCCTGGCTCGGAATGCCCGCCCGGTTGCGCCGATGCAAGCCTGAGCGGGCGCAACTGGCGGGGCGAGAGGCTTGTCGGCGTCGATTTCAGTGGGGCGGAGTTGTATGGCGTCCGTTTCGAGGAGGCCGACCTCACCGCTTCCGTTTTCGTCAGCGCCACCCTCGCCGCCGCCGATCTGAGCCGCGCCAATCTGCGCGGGGCCGATCTGCGGGGAGCGAACCTGCGCGGGGCCAACCTGACCGGGGCCGACCTCACCTCCGCCGACCTGCGCGGGGCAACGCTGGTCGGGGCCGAGCTTACGAACGCCGACCTGACCGATGTCGACCTGGCCGGGGCCAACCTGGCCGCGGCCCAACTGGACGGCGTCATCCTGACCGATAGCCACCACGACGCCAGCACACGCTGGCCGCATGGCTTCACCCCAGAGGGAAATCAATGA